From the genome of Papaver somniferum cultivar HN1 chromosome 2, ASM357369v1, whole genome shotgun sequence, one region includes:
- the LOC113346924 gene encoding cytochrome c oxidase subunit 5C-like has product MAGGRIAHATLKGPSVVREICIGIALGLLAGGMWKMHHWNEQRKVRSFYDLLEKGEIGVVAEE; this is encoded by the coding sequence ATGGCTGGCGGTAGAATTGCTCATGCAACTTTGAAGGGACCTAGTGTGGTCAGGGAGATCTGTATTGGGATCGCTCTTGGTCTGCTTGCTGGTGGTATGTGGAAGATGCATCACTGGAATGAGCAGAGGAAAGTGAGGTCATTTTATGACTTGCTTGAAAAGGGTGAGATCGGTGTTGTTGCAGAAGAATAG